The Larimichthys crocea isolate SSNF chromosome XI, L_crocea_2.0, whole genome shotgun sequence genome has a segment encoding these proteins:
- the si:ch211-63o20.7 gene encoding serine/threonine-protein kinase PDIK1L — MEELYTLEKEVGRGSYGVVFEGHMAKTGQRVAIKRLPCSSPECIELYLQELWAMRATAKNHVNVIVLHSCLLQTGPRSLKPLKPGKLPLRLVESVLKGSVVGAQQSQERSNSQSNTQRKNKSVSRLKDRSNTVQARAKLQEKSKSNASDSLTPQRPQNRARKRPAQREEEEPGPLYCLALWLVMEYCDGGDLNQYLLSRPPDAQRNHSVVRQLCSAVAFLHSLGITHRDLKPDNVLVCVTPKGPVVKVADFGLSKMTEGLVGGDLTRQHFSSTCGSDFYMAPEVWGGLPYTAQADIFSLGVLFWAVLERITFVEEGTTQEQLGAYVCKGRSGWLMPLGEALCENADLQLCIPMKFKRAPPLPPPPGPATCTLLLDMLASNPDARPLAEQLEARVCSALKKDSH; from the exons ATGGAGGAGCTCTACACTTTAGAGAAAGAAGTGGGACGAGGCAGCTATGGTGTGGTGTTTGAGGGCCATATGGCCAAAACAGGACAGAGGGTGGCTATCAAAAGACTGCCCTGCAGCAGCCCGGAGTGCATTGAACTCTACCTGCAGGAGCTGTGGGCCATGAGAGCCACAGCCAAGAACCACGTCAATGTCATTGTGCTCCACAGCTGTCTCCTGCAGACGGGGCCAAGGAGCCTGAAGCCGCTAAAACCTGGAAAACTGCCTCTACGTCTAGTTGAGAGCGTGCTGAAGGGCAGTGTAGTTGGAGCACAACAAAGCCAGGAAAGGAGTAACTCTCAGTCCAACACCCAGAGGAAGAACAAATCTGTCTCTAGACTTAAGGATAGGAGCAACACTGTCCAGGCCAGGGCTAAGCTTCAGGAGAAGTCTAAATCAAATGCGTCTGATTCTTTAACTCCACAAAGGCCTCAAAACAGAGCCAGGAAGAGACCGGcccagagggaggaagaggagccgGGGCCCCTGTATTGCTTGGCCCTGTGGCTTGTGATGGAGTACTGTGACGGGGGAGACTTGAATCAGTACCTGCTCTCCAGGCCACCAGATGCCCAGCGTAACCACAGCGTGGTGCGACAGCTCTGCAGTGCCGTGGCCTTCCTGCACAGTCTGGGTATCACCCACCGAGACCTGAAGCCTGACAACGTGCTGGTGTGCGTGACACCAAAAGGCCCCGTcgtcaag GTGGCAGACTTTGGTCTGAGCAAGATGACTGAAGGTCTGGTGGGTGGTGATCTGACCAGGCAGCACTTTTCCTCGACCTGTGGCTCTGACTTCTACATGGCTCCAGAGGTGTGGGGTGGTCTGCCCTACACAGCCCAGGCAGACATCTTCTCGCTGGGCGTGTTGTTCTGGGCGGTCCTGGAGAGAATCACCTTTGTGGAGGAGGGGACCACGCAGGAACAACTGG GTGCGTACGTATGTAAGGGTCGCTCAGGCTGGCTGATGCCGCTCGGGGAAGCCTTGTGTGAGAACGCCGACCTCCAGCTGTGCATCCCTATGAAGTTTAAGAGAGCACCCCCGCTGCCACCGCCCCCTGGTCCGGCCACGTGCACCCTGCTTTTAGACATGCTCGCCTCAAACCCGGATGCCCGGCCCCtcgcagagcagctggaggccAGAGTGTGCTCTGCTCTGAAGAAGGACTCCCACTGA